A window from Plodia interpunctella isolate USDA-ARS_2022_Savannah chromosome 2, ilPloInte3.2, whole genome shotgun sequence encodes these proteins:
- the LOC128680432 gene encoding juvenile hormone esterase-like produces MLYNIIKIAVLFLSLNNVLGMSRVDPLVNTNLGLIRGLRAAGGDYSMFLGIPYAFVDDANPFGPSIPVSQFDDTFEAYDDSASCPQIEEFHNSIVGTLDCLHLNIYVPNSASSRNLLPVLVWIHGGGFMSGSSGSYLYGPKYLVRHDVILVTLNYRLGPYGFMCLNNTEISGNQGLKDQVTALRWINTNIESFGGDSSKITIFGESAGGASVDLHLFYNRENLFQKVIMQSGTSLSPWVIQEPDDNAPLKLAAKLGLTTTDVSEALQFLAKVDTNLVIAATSALNLFFSPCIEYEFDNVDSFMIEHPINLNINKNIPVLLGYNNDEQLGFLVTQDQSYFENSNMFFDFLNNHFSFDSAKLTEMEELLRHFYIGDQTATIEQLTNLIDFSSDINFVHPTERTIQKYMKEGVGTIYHYVFSYNGQRNFAKRSSNITEGGASHADEISYLFDISFWQEEPTCHDQMIINFMTTLWTNFAKHSNPTPQKNDLVWLPVTESTLYYLDINKHTSLKTRPFNDRMAFWDLFYKLNFKLQKEFKEMLTNN; encoded by the exons atgttgtataacattataaaaatagctgtattatttttgtcattaaatAATGTACTGGGAATGTCAAGGGTTGATCCCCTGGTCAATACCAACCTAGGCCTTATTCGTGGTTTGAGAGCGGCTGGTGGAGATTACTCAATGTTTTTGGGCATACCATACGCATTCGTGGATGATGCAAATCCATTTGGG ccgTCTATACCCGTCTCACAGTTTGATGATACATTCGAAGCATATGACGACTCTGCAAGTTGTCCTCAAATTGAAGAATTTCATAACTCCATTGTCGGCACGCTTGACTGTCTTCATTTAAACATTTACGTGCCCAACTCAGCCAGCTCCCGCAATCTCCTTCCAGTCCTGGTTTGGATACACGGTGGGGGATTTATGTCTGGATCTTCTGGAAGCTATCTTTATGGACCGAAATATTTAGTAAGACACGATGTCATTCTGGTTACGCTGAATTATCGCCTTGGACCATACGGTTTTATGTGCCTTAATAATACAGAAATATCAGGTAACCAAGGCCTAAAAGATCAGGTAACTGCTCTAAGGTGGATCAATACTAACATAGAAAGTTTCGGGGGAGATTCGagtaaaataactatatttggCGAGAGTGCTGGTGGGGCATCGGTtgatttgcatttattttacaatcgggaaaatttattccaaaaagTTATAATGCAAAGCGGTACCAGTTTGAGTCCCTGGGTTATACAAGAACCAGATGACAACGCGCCCTTGAAACTAGCTGCAAAACTCGGCTTGACGACCACTGATGTGAGCGAAGCATTACAGTTTCTAGCAAAGGTCGATACTAATTTAGTAATAGCAGCAACATcagcattaaatttatttttctctccTTGTATTGAATATGAATTTGACAATGTTGATAGTTTTATGATTGAGCATCCAATAAAtcttaacattaataaaaacattccaGTGCTCTTAGGTTATAACAATGATGAACAATTAGGTTTTTTAGTGACCCAGGATCAgagttattttgaaaatagtaatATGTTCTTTGACTTCTTAAATAACCACTTTTCCTTTGATAGCGCCAAACTAACAGAAATGGAGGAATTACTtcgtcatttttatattggtgATCAAACAGCAACCATAGAACAACTGActaatttaatagattttagtTCTGATATAAATTTCGTTCATCCTACCGAACGAACCATTCAGAAATATATGAAAGAAGGAGTGGGAACTATATATCATTACGTGTTCTCATACAACGGCCAAAGGAACTTTGCAAAGAGAAGTAGTAACATAACAGAAGGGGGTGCCTCACATGCGGATGAAATCAGTTATTTGTTTGACATTTCGTTTTGGCAAGAAGAACCGACGTGTCACGATcaaatgataattaattttatgacaacATTATGGACCAATTTTGCAAAACATTC aaatccAACACCGCAAAAGAATGATCTTGTATGGCTGCCAGTTACGGAATCTACACTTTATTACTTGGACATTAACAAACACACCAGTTTGAAAACAAGGCCATTCAACGATAGAATGGCATTCTGGGACCTTTTCTACAAATTAAacttcaaattacaaaaagagTTTAAAGAAATGCTTACAAATAactaa
- the LOC128680508 gene encoding uncharacterized protein LOC128680508 isoform X1 — translation MNSGERYLAISLFGQSSPNNGGGIHFFTCTLFWCCHGLVWAAAVLALWAGGAHAAVRYDTATPHAPIYNKYKYIPLHGDELDSDESTQPSEEQEESGAPHMAPSEMILTGLRTILDVVRNINKKRVASKAIKANSTALALPKTATSNGTASARGFDDYYDEHHYHETTTTTAKPMKQSRYTDPWAGYYDWIINEGSFKFWSVFQLFTAALLLYAAFSAIYYAKFNPILPDYSMEYDDYFLERTVGRKARSLDASELPSGLTWINSRTFQFILDAIVKHYEEE, via the exons ATGAATAGCGGTGAGCGGTACTTGGCCATATCACTATTTGGCCAGTCGTCTCCCAACAACGGAGGAGGAATCCACTTTTTTACAT GCACGTTGTTTTGGTGTTGCCACGGGCTGGTGTGGGCGGCGGCCGTCCTGGCGCTGTGGGCGGGCGGCGCGCACGCGGCCGTGCGCTACGACACAGCTACGCCGCATGCGCcgatttacaacaaatacaaatatataccgCTACA TGGCGATGAGTTGGATTCTGATGAGTCCACGCAGCCGTCGGAGGAGCAGGAGGAGTCGGGAGCGCCGCACATGGCTCCCTCCGAGATGATCCTCACGGGACTGCGTACTATCCTGGATGTCGTCCGGAACATCAACAAGAAGAGAGTCGCCTCCAAGGCCATTAAGGCTAACTCCACTGCTTTGGCG TTACCCAAGACAGCAACATCAAACGGCACGGCGAGCGCGAGAGGCTTCGACGACTACTATGACGAGCACCACTACCACGAGACGACGACCACGACGGCCAAACCCATGAAACAGAGTCGGTACACCGACCCCTGGGCTGGATACTACGACTGGATCATAAATGAGGGATCTTTCAAATTCTGGAGCGTTTTCCAG cTCTTCACGGCAGCTCTGCTCCTGTACGCCGCGTTCTCCGCCATCTACTACGCCAAGTTCAACCCTATCCTCCCGGACTACAGCATGGAGTATGACGACTACTTCCTTGAGAGAACCGTCGGCAGGAAGGCGAGGAGTCTAGACGCTTCCGAGCTGCCCTCAGGGTTGACTTGGATCAATTCTAGAACTTTCCAGTTTATATTAGACGCTATTGTTAAACATTACGAGGAGGAATAG
- the LOC128680508 gene encoding uncharacterized protein LOC128680508 isoform X2 — MVSKGTLFWCCHGLVWAAAVLALWAGGAHAAVRYDTATPHAPIYNKYKYIPLHGDELDSDESTQPSEEQEESGAPHMAPSEMILTGLRTILDVVRNINKKRVASKAIKANSTALALPKTATSNGTASARGFDDYYDEHHYHETTTTTAKPMKQSRYTDPWAGYYDWIINEGSFKFWSVFQLFTAALLLYAAFSAIYYAKFNPILPDYSMEYDDYFLERTVGRKARSLDASELPSGLTWINSRTFQFILDAIVKHYEEE; from the exons ATGGTATCAAAAGGCACGTTGTTTTGGTGTTGCCACGGGCTGGTGTGGGCGGCGGCCGTCCTGGCGCTGTGGGCGGGCGGCGCGCACGCGGCCGTGCGCTACGACACAGCTACGCCGCATGCGCcgatttacaacaaatacaaatatataccgCTACA TGGCGATGAGTTGGATTCTGATGAGTCCACGCAGCCGTCGGAGGAGCAGGAGGAGTCGGGAGCGCCGCACATGGCTCCCTCCGAGATGATCCTCACGGGACTGCGTACTATCCTGGATGTCGTCCGGAACATCAACAAGAAGAGAGTCGCCTCCAAGGCCATTAAGGCTAACTCCACTGCTTTGGCG TTACCCAAGACAGCAACATCAAACGGCACGGCGAGCGCGAGAGGCTTCGACGACTACTATGACGAGCACCACTACCACGAGACGACGACCACGACGGCCAAACCCATGAAACAGAGTCGGTACACCGACCCCTGGGCTGGATACTACGACTGGATCATAAATGAGGGATCTTTCAAATTCTGGAGCGTTTTCCAG cTCTTCACGGCAGCTCTGCTCCTGTACGCCGCGTTCTCCGCCATCTACTACGCCAAGTTCAACCCTATCCTCCCGGACTACAGCATGGAGTATGACGACTACTTCCTTGAGAGAACCGTCGGCAGGAAGGCGAGGAGTCTAGACGCTTCCGAGCTGCCCTCAGGGTTGACTTGGATCAATTCTAGAACTTTCCAGTTTATATTAGACGCTATTGTTAAACATTACGAGGAGGAATAG